A genome region from Populus alba chromosome 3, ASM523922v2, whole genome shotgun sequence includes the following:
- the LOC118028744 gene encoding phospholipase A1-IIdelta yields MDGTSEATWPEILGSKNWDNLLDPLDLSLRKLILRCGDFCQATYDAFNNDQNSRYCGTSRYGKRNFFHKVMLDNPENYQVSSFLYATARVSLPEAFLLHSLSRDSWDRETNWIGYIAVTSDEQTKTLGRREIYIAFRGTTRSYEWVDLLGAKLKSAKSLLRGATSTVHDQESSSSSDDDDDEVPKVMLGWLSMYISDDPNSPFTKLSARAQLLVHIKELRERYKDDDLSIIFTGHSLGASLSILSAFDLVENGITDIPVSAFVFGSPQVGNKEFNERFNKYPNLKVLHIKNKIDVIPHYPGRLMGYVYTGTEFEIDTRKSPSLKDSKNPSDWHNLQAILHIVAGWNGEEQEFELKVKRSLALVNKSSEFLKDECLVPGIWWVEKNKGMVRNEDGEWVVAPPDEEDLPVPEC; encoded by the coding sequence ATGGACGGAACAAGCGAGGCGACATGGCCTGAAATCCTGGGCAGCAAAAACTGGGATAATCTCCTTGACCCTCTCGACCTCAGCCTCCGCAAACTCATTCTCCGATGTGGCGACTTCTGCCAGGCCACATATGATGCCTTCAACAACGACCAGAACTCCAGGTATTGCGGCACTAGCCGGTACGGCAAGCGCAACTTCTTTCACAAAGTGATGCTTGACAACCCCGAAAACTATCAAGTCTCCTCTTTCCTCTACGCCACTGCTCGTGTCAGCCTCCCAGAAGCCTTCCTTCTCCACTCTCTATCTCGTGATTCCTGGGACCGTGAAACCAACTGGATTGGTTACATCGCTGTCACCTCTGATGAACAGACGAAAACTCTTGGCCGCCGTGAAATCTACATAGCCTTCCGCGGAACCACCAGAAGTTACGAATGGGTTGACCTCTTAGGCGCAAAGCTCAAGTCTGCTAAATCATTGTTAAGGGGTGCTACAAGCACTGTTCATGATCaagaaagcagcagcagcagtgacgatgacgatgacgaAGTTCCTAAAGTGATGCTAGGCTGGCTTTCGATGTATATTTCTGACGACCCGAATTCGCCTTTCACCAAATTAAGTGCGAGGGCGCAGCTTTTGGTCCATATTAAAGAGCTAAGGGAGCGATACAAGGATGACGACCTGAGCATTATCTTTACTGGTCACAGCCTTGGTGCTAGTTTATCAATTTTGAGTGCTTTTGATCTTGTGGAAAATGGAATTACAGATATCCCAGTATCAGCTTTTGTCTTTGGCAGCCCACAAGTTGGAAACAAGGAATTCAACGAGAGGTTTAACAAGTATCCAAATCTTAAGGTtctgcatataaaaaataagattgatgTTATACCGCACTATCCAGGGCGATTGATGGGGTATGTTTATACTGGAACTGAGTTTGAAATTGATACGAGGAAATCTCCAAGCTTGAAGGACTCGAAGAATCCGAGTGATTGGCATAATTTGCAGGCCATATTGCATATAGTGGCAGGGTGGAACGGCGAGGAACAAGAGTTTGAGCTGAAAGTGAAGAGGAGCTTGGCGTTGGTGAACAAGTCATCTGAGTTCTTGAAAGACGAGTGCCTGGTCCCTGGGATTTGGTGGGTAGAGAAGAACAAAGGGATGGTCAGAAACGAAGATGGTGAATGGGTGGTGGCTCCGCCAGATGAGGAGGACCTACCTGTCCCCGAATGTTGA
- the LOC118028743 gene encoding uncharacterized protein isoform X2: MDQCTRNAFAAERSTANKAQKRKRSGKKQANMGRLRAKMAKIGEQQKRIKKGQMEIREKFEEIEFECDQLRKETLLISQQAACNQQRLNLMLKIVKAREDNNLSEADRLIQCLREGMMKQTWKKF; encoded by the exons ATGGATCAGTGCACCAGGAATGCCTTCGCTGCAGAAAGATCGACTGCGAACAAGGCTCAG aaaaggaaaagatctggaaaaaaacaagcaaacatgGGAAGACTAAGAGCAAAGATGGCAAAGATTGGTGAACAACAAAAACGTATTAAAAAGGGGCAAATGGAAATCAGAGAGAAGTTCGAAGAGATTGAATTTGAATGCGATCAACTTAGAAAAGAAACGTTGCTTATATCACAACAGGCTGCGTGCAATCAACAACGCCTGAATCTAATGCTCAAGATCGTGAAAGCACGAGAAGACAATAATTTGTCTGAAGCTGACAGACTTATTCAATGTCTTCG AGAAGGCATGATGAAGCAAACATGGAAAAAATTCTGA
- the LOC118028743 gene encoding uncharacterized protein isoform X1: protein MEFQTTTGKRACRSIESRFQKRKGSGKTKSSMKRLEAEMAEIGEQQKRVKKGQMEIRERFKEMEFECDQLKKETFLISKQAARNQQRLNLMFKIVKAREENNLSEADKLTQSLRKHPNHYFFLSTDMIN, encoded by the exons ATGGAGTTCCAAACGACAACCGGAAAAAGGGCTTGCAGATCGATTGAGAGCAGGTTTCAG aaaagaaaaggaagtggaaaaacaaaatcaagcatgaaAAGGTTGGAAGCAGAGATGGCAGAGATCGGTGAACAgcaaaaaagagttaaaaaaggGCAAATGGAAATAAGGGAGAGGTTTAAGGAGATGGAATTTGAGTGTGATCAACTCAAGAAGGAAACATTCCTTATCTCGAAACAGGCTGCACGCAATCAGCAACGTCTAAATCTTATGTTCAAAATCGTAAAAGCTCGAGAAGAAAATAATCTTTCTGAAGCTGACAAACTTACTCAATCTCTTCG GAAACATcccaatcattatttttttctctcgacGGATATGATCAATTAG